The following proteins are encoded in a genomic region of Pseudodesulfovibrio mercurii:
- a CDS encoding DsrH/TusB family sulfur metabolism protein, translating into MLFFLNKTGKLNVDLIGMISGGEESSLLLVGDAVTLGTPTGQELLSDFEFEDVFVHRDAVEARNISLSERCVPVTYSDMVDILMNHDGQIVSL; encoded by the coding sequence ATGCTCTTTTTCTTAAACAAAACTGGTAAACTAAATGTAGACCTTATTGGTATGATTTCTGGTGGAGAAGAATCGAGTCTTCTCCTTGTCGGAGACGCGGTGACCCTGGGCACTCCGACGGGACAGGAACTCTTGTCCGATTTCGAATTCGAAGACGTATTCGTACATCGCGATGCCGTCGAGGCAAGGAACATTTCCCTGTCTGAACGGTGCGTGCCCGTTACGTATTCTGACATGGTCGACATCTTGATGAACCATGATGGTCAGATCGTTTCTTTGTAG
- a CDS encoding DsrE family protein codes for MPKTLTLLLMSGSAENEDAEFATKLSSAALEKGHRVQIYLFGNAVNLSKKEFPIEGDLHIAPMLIEHIEPTKSFTRIAELCREGADISTCHTNEHARGIESREYIDGVKWGDVGGTFTKYLLGSDVLLSISH; via the coding sequence ATGCCCAAGACACTTACTTTACTGCTGATGTCCGGTTCCGCCGAAAACGAGGACGCTGAATTCGCCACAAAACTGAGTTCGGCAGCTCTTGAAAAAGGACATCGTGTTCAAATCTATCTTTTCGGCAATGCGGTGAATCTTTCCAAAAAGGAATTCCCCATAGAAGGCGATCTTCATATCGCTCCGATGCTGATTGAGCATATCGAACCAACAAAAAGCTTTACAAGGATTGCAGAGTTATGCCGCGAAGGCGCCGACATTTCAACATGCCATACTAATGAACACGCCCGGGGCATCGAGTCACGAGAGTATATCGATGGAGTAAAATGGGGAGATGTTGGAGGGACATTTACAAAATATCTTCTCGGATCCGATGTATTACTTTCAATCTCGCACTAG
- a CDS encoding DsrE family protein has protein sequence MINSLVLFVNKPLGVELSALGVRTAWACHENSFDVKLIFLGDGVWCATDKRGYHAEMIKRLIENDGEVFCVEESLKEQGIDPDSLIEGIDVVPREEICDFCEDVESVVSF, from the coding sequence ATGATTAATTCACTCGTGTTGTTTGTCAACAAACCACTTGGGGTAGAGTTGTCCGCCCTTGGTGTCAGGACGGCCTGGGCATGTCATGAAAACTCTTTTGACGTAAAGTTGATTTTTCTTGGCGACGGGGTGTGGTGTGCGACTGACAAGCGCGGCTACCATGCTGAAATGATAAAAAGACTCATCGAAAATGATGGCGAAGTTTTTTGTGTGGAAGAAAGTCTGAAAGAACAGGGTATCGATCCGGACAGCCTCATCGAAGGTATTGATGTTGTGCCCCGTGAGGAGATCTGTGATTTCTGTGAAGACGTTGAAAGTGTTGTTTCATTCTAA
- a CDS encoding GMC oxidoreductase: MAVITPRDLENGKTLEADICICGSGPAGISLAHALEGSGRSVCIVESGIDKPNEEIQHLNDLENVGFPLRPHFVNRLRMIGGTSNLWPGRCVRLDPIDFERRPWVPFSGWPLAYAEYTAYMRRAAPLLRLPEPCPESPLADGGSPSHIPGPEAWDAAGLDATEGLWAKAPARFWPIFRKRLTRSSGVTLIADLTLTGLDFSDDGGHVTSLETRDRSGRRFTVRAGQYILAMGGLENTRTLLLAAERNAQARIPRAPLGKYYMDHPKTTCGRIELAEGVDWRRLVGRHAVPGGRRQLLFRLSPETQRREGLLNAYVNLEPSYSGGTEANYNRTIEILKRLLRKGHVGNRLDLSEMEGMRDLIYQLTPDEIVPYPVYRLLQFVKQHLKKPPRHLVIVNHCEQIPNENSKISLSDQRDRFDNPRIRLHWEVVPAEIETLARLQTHLADFLEQNGIGKLVTDVSELSGSHYTDASHHMGGTRMSADRETGVVDEHLAVHGVDNLHVLGSSVFPTGGAANPTWSIVALALRLADRLTDST, translated from the coding sequence ATGGCAGTCATAACGCCCCGCGATCTGGAAAACGGGAAGACCCTCGAAGCGGACATCTGCATCTGCGGATCGGGACCGGCGGGCATCAGCCTGGCCCACGCCCTGGAGGGCTCCGGCCGCTCCGTCTGCATCGTCGAAAGCGGCATCGACAAACCCAACGAGGAAATACAGCATCTCAACGACCTGGAGAACGTGGGCTTCCCCCTGCGTCCGCACTTCGTCAACCGGCTGCGGATGATCGGCGGCACATCGAACCTGTGGCCCGGCAGGTGCGTCCGCCTGGACCCCATCGACTTCGAGCGGCGGCCGTGGGTCCCCTTCAGCGGCTGGCCGCTCGCCTACGCCGAATACACGGCCTACATGCGCAGGGCCGCACCCCTGCTGCGCCTGCCCGAGCCGTGCCCCGAATCCCCGCTGGCGGACGGCGGGAGTCCGTCCCACATACCCGGTCCCGAGGCCTGGGACGCGGCGGGCCTGGACGCGACCGAAGGGCTGTGGGCCAAGGCCCCGGCCCGGTTCTGGCCGATCTTCCGGAAACGGCTCACCCGGTCCTCGGGCGTGACGCTCATCGCCGACCTGACCCTCACAGGGCTCGACTTCAGCGACGACGGCGGCCACGTGACGTCCCTGGAGACCCGCGACCGCTCCGGCAGGCGGTTCACCGTCCGCGCCGGGCAGTACATCCTGGCCATGGGCGGGCTGGAAAACACCCGCACCCTGCTGCTCGCCGCGGAGCGAAACGCGCAGGCCCGGATACCCCGCGCGCCCCTGGGCAAGTATTACATGGACCACCCCAAGACCACCTGCGGCCGGATAGAACTCGCCGAGGGGGTGGACTGGCGCCGGCTGGTCGGCCGCCACGCCGTGCCCGGCGGAAGACGCCAGCTGCTCTTCCGGCTGTCCCCCGAGACGCAGCGCCGCGAAGGGCTGCTCAATGCCTACGTCAATCTGGAGCCCAGCTATTCGGGCGGTACCGAGGCCAACTACAACCGGACCATCGAAATCCTCAAGCGGCTGCTCCGCAAGGGACACGTGGGCAACCGCCTGGACCTCTCGGAGATGGAGGGGATGCGCGACCTCATCTACCAGCTCACGCCCGACGAGATAGTGCCCTACCCGGTCTATCGCCTGCTCCAGTTCGTGAAGCAGCATCTGAAAAAGCCGCCCCGGCATCTGGTCATCGTCAACCACTGCGAACAGATACCCAACGAAAACAGCAAGATATCGCTCTCCGACCAACGCGACCGGTTCGACAACCCGCGCATCCGGCTGCACTGGGAGGTGGTCCCGGCGGAGATCGAGACCCTGGCCCGCCTGCAAACACATCTCGCCGACTTCCTGGAGCAAAACGGGATCGGCAAGCTGGTGACCGACGTCTCCGAACTGTCCGGCTCCCACTACACGGACGCGTCCCACCACATGGGCGGGACGCGCATGAGCGCGGACCGGGAGACCGGCGTGGTGGACGAACATCTCGCGGTGCACGGCGTGGACAACCTGCACGTGCTCGGCAGCTCCGTCTTCCCGACCGGAGGCGCCGCGAACCCGACCTGGTCCATCGTCGCCCTGGCCCTGCGCCTGGCGGACCGGCTGACGGACAGCACCTAG
- a CDS encoding alkaline phosphatase family protein yields the protein MNPVYILGLDAYDHVLMKQWAAEGALPHLAELLDSGPYWDLHGSTEVLQGSIWPGFATSADPGRHGMYFVYQMKPGSYSLAKMRADDMRAEPFWNAACAAGLETVVLDVPKVALGAHPRLVQVVEYGAMDHYSRYASHPRALAGRLRATHGEHVLLKPFRQPVTDDQSRDLLAGLLRGVRQKNALGMELIEEHDPRLFISVFGEAHAAGHHFWALMDGQAGQSGDPALRRALKEIYVALDQAVGDFIKRYASRANILLVSGHGMDRDERSHWVMDDVLIHLGLLSMPGRPDPAREPRGNARRPVRGGLLKRLDLGLRRLVKEYAPAAVTDRIHLMLQQRKGVDHARSIAWSLPSDHQGCIRLNVRGREPQGIIDPVDYAGTVDNIVEQIGRLVNADTGNPIAERIFKIQETYAGGAHLDVLPDISVLWRNEPINRVRHPQRGEFAVSRAPWGVRCGNHRLEGFCLATGPDIRNGGHAGEADLQDIGASALSLLGVPVPDALESVPLPHLLAED from the coding sequence ATGAACCCCGTCTACATTCTCGGCCTGGATGCCTACGACCACGTGCTCATGAAGCAATGGGCGGCGGAAGGCGCGCTCCCCCATCTCGCCGAGCTCCTCGACTCCGGCCCCTACTGGGACCTGCACGGCTCCACCGAGGTGTTGCAGGGGTCCATCTGGCCGGGCTTCGCCACGAGCGCCGATCCCGGACGGCACGGCATGTATTTCGTCTACCAAATGAAGCCCGGCTCTTACTCCCTGGCCAAGATGCGGGCCGACGACATGCGGGCCGAGCCGTTCTGGAACGCGGCCTGCGCGGCGGGCCTCGAGACCGTGGTCCTCGACGTGCCCAAGGTCGCCCTGGGCGCGCACCCCCGGCTGGTCCAGGTCGTCGAGTACGGGGCCATGGACCACTACTCGCGCTATGCCAGCCATCCCCGCGCCCTGGCCGGGCGGCTGCGCGCGACACACGGCGAGCACGTGCTCCTCAAGCCGTTCCGGCAGCCCGTGACGGACGACCAGTCACGGGACCTCCTGGCGGGGCTCCTTCGCGGGGTGCGGCAAAAGAACGCACTAGGCATGGAGCTGATCGAGGAACACGACCCCCGGCTCTTTATCTCGGTCTTCGGGGAGGCCCATGCGGCCGGGCATCATTTCTGGGCCCTGATGGACGGGCAGGCGGGACAATCCGGCGATCCCGCGCTCCGCCGGGCGCTGAAGGAGATCTACGTCGCGCTGGACCAGGCGGTCGGCGATTTCATCAAGCGGTACGCGTCCAGGGCGAACATCCTGCTGGTGTCCGGCCACGGCATGGACCGCGACGAGCGCTCGCACTGGGTCATGGACGACGTGCTGATCCATCTCGGCCTGCTCTCCATGCCCGGCAGGCCCGACCCGGCGCGGGAGCCACGGGGCAACGCACGGCGGCCCGTCCGGGGCGGACTGCTCAAGCGGTTGGACCTCGGCCTGCGGCGGCTGGTCAAGGAATACGCCCCGGCGGCCGTCACGGACCGGATTCATCTCATGTTGCAGCAACGGAAGGGCGTGGACCACGCCCGTTCCATCGCCTGGTCGCTGCCCTCGGACCACCAGGGCTGCATCCGGCTCAACGTCAGGGGCAGGGAGCCCCAGGGGATCATCGACCCGGTGGACTACGCCGGGACCGTGGACAACATCGTCGAGCAGATCGGTCGGCTGGTCAACGCGGACACCGGCAACCCCATCGCGGAAAGGATATTCAAGATTCAGGAGACCTATGCCGGGGGCGCACACCTCGACGTCCTGCCCGACATCTCCGTCCTGTGGCGGAATGAGCCCATCAACCGCGTCCGGCATCCGCAAAGGGGCGAATTCGCGGTCTCGCGGGCCCCCTGGGGGGTCCGGTGCGGCAATCACCGGCTGGAGGGGTTCTGCCTGGCCACGGGGCCGGACATCCGCAATGGCGGCCACGCGGGCGAGGCGGACCTCCAGGACATCGGCGCCAGCGCCCTGTCGCTGCTGGGGGTGCCCGTTCCCGACGCCCTGGAAAGCGTTCCCCTGCCCCACCTGCTCGCGGAAGATTAG
- a CDS encoding glycosyltransferase family 2 protein has translation MESTTVPVSVLLCVHNGDRYVAEAIESILSQTLSRFEFVIVDDASTNGTPALLDGFARRNPRIRLFRLEENQGLTRALNYGLEQCTGKYIARIDDDDRSLPDRLQRQFDFLEQHPDHVAVACGHHVIDETGRIVSSTDEALDSWQIRWIGGFNPPAPHPTYFFHRLAPDGSAFRYDPVYRTAQDFDLWSRMAMQGETAVLGDILVEYRRHPAAITVSKRREQAANCRRIGETNLRNRLPEGLLADLEPLLDMWDYTRKADPEGIRRAVAGVNGMLAHDLPHAPDPAHRRWTRRMAAGLLADALLSRGGGLHSVRHTLTFLRCAFRHLPFLAYAAGKAPRIALKSFRAVSREH, from the coding sequence ATGGAATCGACAACGGTCCCGGTCAGCGTGCTCCTGTGCGTCCATAACGGCGACCGCTATGTCGCCGAGGCCATCGAGAGCATCCTGTCGCAGACCCTGTCCCGCTTCGAGTTCGTCATCGTGGACGACGCCTCGACGAACGGCACCCCCGCCCTCCTCGACGGTTTCGCCCGGCGGAACCCGCGCATCCGCCTCTTCCGGCTGGAGGAAAACCAGGGGCTGACCAGGGCCCTCAATTACGGCCTCGAGCAGTGCACCGGCAAATACATCGCCCGCATCGACGACGACGACCGCAGCCTGCCGGACCGGCTGCAACGCCAGTTCGATTTCCTGGAACAACATCCCGACCACGTGGCCGTGGCCTGCGGGCATCACGTCATCGACGAGACCGGCAGAATCGTGAGCAGCACGGACGAGGCCCTGGACAGCTGGCAGATACGCTGGATCGGCGGGTTCAACCCTCCCGCGCCGCACCCCACCTATTTCTTCCACCGCCTGGCCCCCGACGGCAGCGCCTTCCGCTACGATCCCGTCTACCGGACCGCCCAGGACTTCGACCTGTGGTCGCGCATGGCCATGCAGGGAGAAACCGCCGTCCTCGGCGACATACTGGTCGAATACCGGCGGCACCCGGCCGCGATCACCGTCAGCAAGCGGAGGGAGCAGGCCGCCAATTGCCGCAGGATCGGCGAGACCAATCTCCGCAACCGGCTCCCCGAAGGGCTGTTGGCGGACCTGGAGCCCCTGCTGGACATGTGGGATTACACGCGCAAGGCGGACCCGGAGGGGATCAGGAGGGCCGTGGCGGGCGTCAACGGAATGCTGGCCCACGACCTCCCCCATGCCCCCGACCCCGCACACAGGCGCTGGACGCGGCGCATGGCCGCGGGGCTGCTCGCCGACGCGCTGCTGTCACGGGGCGGCGGGCTGCACAGCGTGCGGCACACGCTGACCTTCCTGCGTTGCGCGTTCAGACACCTGCCCTTCCTGGCCTACGCCGCCGGCAAGGCTCCGAGGATCGCCCTCAAATCGTTCAGGGCCGTGAGCAGGGAGCACTGA
- the rfbG gene encoding CDP-glucose 4,6-dehydratase, which translates to MSPFSDFYQGRKVFLTGHTGFKGAWLALWLHSLGAEVTGYSLAAPSEPNLFEAAGVAKRIRHVAGDILDAERLERAMAESRPEVVFHLAARGLVLDAYDRPMDTLRTNVIGSANVLEAVRRTDSVRALVSVSSDKCYDNREQPWGYRETDPLGGHDPYSASKGAMEIVCDSWNRSFFIPEGRVGAATARAGNVLGGGDFGAHRLVPDYVRAVRDGHPLEVRMPHAVRPWQHVLEPLSGYLWLAVKLARDPAGFAGPWNFAPLDNACSVETLVETIHCLSGMGSWRDVSDRGRGPHEAGMLKLCGDKAALYLQWKGVLELERTVDMTMRGYGPFLGRALDAGEVCLGQIDEYTAIAARKGRPWAL; encoded by the coding sequence ATGTCTCCGTTTTCCGATTTCTACCAAGGCCGCAAGGTCTTCCTGACCGGCCATACCGGGTTCAAGGGCGCCTGGCTCGCCCTCTGGCTCCATTCCCTGGGCGCGGAGGTCACCGGATATTCCCTGGCCGCACCGTCCGAGCCCAACCTGTTCGAGGCCGCCGGGGTGGCCAAGCGCATCCGCCACGTCGCCGGGGACATCCTCGATGCCGAAAGGCTGGAGCGGGCCATGGCCGAGAGCCGTCCCGAGGTGGTCTTCCACCTGGCGGCCCGTGGCCTGGTCCTCGACGCCTATGATCGCCCCATGGACACCCTGCGGACCAACGTGATCGGCTCGGCCAACGTCCTGGAGGCGGTCCGCCGGACCGACTCCGTGCGCGCCCTGGTCTCCGTGAGCTCGGACAAGTGCTACGACAACCGGGAACAGCCCTGGGGCTACCGCGAGACCGATCCTCTGGGCGGGCACGACCCGTACAGCGCCTCCAAGGGGGCCATGGAGATCGTCTGCGACTCCTGGAACCGCTCCTTCTTCATTCCCGAGGGGCGCGTGGGCGCGGCCACGGCCAGGGCGGGCAACGTCCTCGGCGGCGGCGACTTCGGCGCGCACAGGCTGGTGCCGGACTATGTCCGGGCCGTGCGCGACGGCCACCCCCTGGAGGTCCGCATGCCCCACGCCGTGCGCCCGTGGCAGCACGTGCTCGAGCCCTTGAGCGGCTATCTCTGGCTGGCCGTCAAGCTGGCCCGGGACCCGGCCGGTTTCGCCGGTCCCTGGAATTTCGCCCCCCTGGATAACGCCTGCTCCGTGGAGACCCTGGTGGAGACCATCCACTGTCTGAGCGGCATGGGCAGCTGGCGTGATGTGTCCGACCGGGGACGCGGGCCGCATGAGGCGGGCATGCTCAAGCTGTGCGGCGACAAGGCCGCGCTGTACCTCCAGTGGAAGGGGGTCCTGGAATTGGAGCGAACCGTGGACATGACCATGCGCGGCTACGGGCCGTTCCTGGGCCGGGCCCTGGACGCCGGGGAGGTCTGCCTGGGGCAGATCGACGAATACACCGCCATCGCCGCCCGCAAGGGTCGGCCTTGGGCCCTCTAG
- a CDS encoding TOBE domain-containing protein, whose product MKLSARNLIPGKVKSVTVGMVNAEVVIEIAPGVEIVSVITKNSVERMDIKVGDAVEAMVKATSVMVAKD is encoded by the coding sequence ATGAAGTTGAGCGCCAGAAACCTGATCCCCGGCAAGGTCAAGAGCGTGACCGTGGGCATGGTCAATGCCGAAGTGGTCATCGAGATCGCCCCGGGCGTGGAAATCGTCTCCGTCATCACCAAGAACTCGGTGGAGCGCATGGACATCAAGGTCGGCGACGCGGTCGAGGCCATGGTCAAGGCCACCAGCGTCATGGTCGCCAAGGATTAA